In the genome of Streptomyces aquilus, the window GCGGATACAAGAGGCCAGGCGCCCCCGGACTCCGCGTCGGCCGGAGCCGCAGGACCTGCGCACCCCTTCCGGGCGCCCCATGCCCTACTGAACGGCCCCCGGCAGGGTCAGCGGACGAGCACCCGCTCCCCCGACCGCGGTACGACCGCCGTCCAGCCCAGCATCCGGTCGATCCGGTCCCGCAGGGCGGTGGCCGCGTCCGGCTCCCCGTGCACCAGGTAGGTGGCGTGCGGGGCGGGAGCGTCCCGCAGCCAGTCGACGATCTGCCCGGCATCGGCGTGGGCCGAGAAATGCGGCAGGTTCGCGACCTGGGCCCGCACCGGAACGTACTCCCCGAACATCTTCAGCACCTGAGCGCCCTCGACGAGGTCCCGGGCCCGCGTGCCCTGCGCGGCGAAGCCGACCACGACGACCGCGTTGCGCGGGTCGGGCAGCAGCCGCCGCAGATGGTGCAGGACCCGCCCGCCGGTGGCCATGCCGGACGCGGAGACGATGACGGCCGGTCCGCCCGTGCGGCTGAGCTCGACGGACTCCTGGAGGGAGCGGACCGGGCGGAACGGCTCCGGGCCGAGCGCCGACGTGCCCGCCAGGATCACCTCGGGGCGGAGTTCGGGCGCCTTGGCGAGGACGGCGTCCCGGTAGACGTCGAGGGCGGCCAGGGCCATCGGGCTGTCGACGTAGACCGGTACGGCGGTCGGGAGCGCCCCGGCGCGTCGCAGCTCGGCGAGCTCGTGCAGGAGCACCTCGGTGCGGTCCAGGGCGAACGCCGGGATGACGACGGTTCCGCCGCGGGCGAGGGTGCGGCCCAGCACCTCGGCGAAGCGCGTCCGGCCCGCCTCCTCCTCGTGCCACCGGTTGCCGTAGGTGGACTCCATGAGCAGGACGTCCGCCCCGGAGAACGGCTCCGGCGGCAGCAGCAGCGGATGGCCGGGACGGCCGAGGTCGCCGCTGACGGCGAGGGTGTGCCCGTCCTCCAGGGTGAGGTGGGCCCAGGCCGAGCCGAGGATGTGCCCGGCGGGGTGCAGGGTCAGCCGGGTGCCGGGGGCGATGTCGACCGGGGTGTGCACGGGGACGGGGTCGATCAGCTTCAGGGTGCGGTCCACGTCCGAGTCGTCGTACAGGGGCTGGGCGGGGTGGTGCTTGGACCAGCCGTGCTCGTTGGCGTGGTGCGCGGCCTCCAGCTGGAGCTTGGCGCTGTCGCGCAGCACGATCTCCATCAGGCGTGCGGTGAACTCCGTCGTCACGATCCGGCCGCGGAAGCCGTGCCGGACCAGCCGCGGCAGGTAGCCGCAGTGGTCCAGGTGGGCGTGCGTGACGACCACCGACTCGATGTCGGCCCCGTCGCAGGGCAGCTCGCGCCAGTTGCGCCGGCGCAGGTCGGCCACGCCCTGGAAGAGGCCGCAGTCGACGAGGACCCGGGCGTGGTCGCTCTCGACGAGGAACTTGCTGCCGGTGACCGTGCCCACTCCGCCCAGGAACGTCAGCAGCGCCGGCCGCGAGCGCGTCGGGGTGGTCTCCTCCGGTCCTGGCACCACTGTGATCATGAGGTCGCTCTCCTTCGGGACTGGGCCGTTCGGCCCTGTTGACACTGCGAACGGTGTGGTCTGCTGAAGGCAGGAAAGGACCCGACGAAGACGCGGGGAAGCGGCCCTGAGCCGCGCACCGCGCAATCTGGATCCGCGAGAAGCGGATGGGTCCTTTCCGCTCTGTCGTGCTCGGGTCTCGCCCCCTCCCGCGGGTCCCTCGTGCTCAGGTCTCCTCCGCGAGATCCGGGTCGAGGACCGGCCGCCGCGGCGGGCCCATGAGCGCACTGTCCACGTCCACCACGCCCTCCACGGCCCGCGTGAGCCGTACGGCGATGGGGACGAGCCCGGTGTCCCAGACGCGGCCGGTCAGGGTGACGACGCCGTCGCGCACGTCCACCCTGACCGGTTCCAGCGGGTCGGGGAAGAGCGGCTCGACGACCTCGCGGCGCACTTCCTCCGCGAGGTCGGCGTCCGTGCGCAGAAAGACCTTGAGCAGGTCGGTGCGGCTGACGATGCCCGTCAGGACACCGGCGTCGTCGACGACCGGCAGATGCTTGACCTGGTGCCGTGCCATGATCCGGGCGGCCCGGGCGAGGCTCGCGTCCGCGCCGACGGTGATGGCGGGTGCCGTCATGAGCTCGCTCGCGGTGCGCGCCTGGGCCCGTGCGAGGGCTTCGGGACGGCGCCGGCGGACGTCCGCGTCGGGGTCGTGCGCACGGAACTCCTCCTTGGGCAGCAGGTCGGCCTCGGACACCACACCCACGACCCGGTGCCCGTCGTCGACCACGGGCAGCGCGCTGATCTGCCGGAGCCGCATGGCCTTCACGATGTCCTTGAACGTCACGGTGCTCCCGAGGGCGACGACGGTGCGGGTCATCACGTCGCTCACGAGGCTGGGGGTGCTGTGCATGGGGGCCTCCGGCGGAGCTCGGCCGTCGTCGCGGGGACGACGTCTGTCTCCAGACTGGGGCGAGCGACCGTCCGCGGGCTTGGGCCGACCGGCCCTCGTCAAGGGCCCCGACAGGGCAATCTCCCCGGCGTGGCCGCTCCGGCGCTGCCCACAGGGGCCGTTCGGCCCCCTGCCGGGCCGGGTCAGCCCCTGCCCGCACCGTGTCGGCCCGGCGAGGCTGGTGACGAAGGGATCCGCGCACCGGCGCGCGGCCACTGATGCGGGGAGGTGAGGTCCGTGCCTCGCCCCGTTGTCGTAGGACTGGACGGATCGCGCGAGAGTCTCGCCGCCGCCGACTGGGCGGCCCGGGAAGCACTGCGGCGCGGCCTGCCGTTGCGCCTGGTGCACGCGTGGGAGGGCGGGACGTCGGCCGGCGAGCCGGGGTTGCCCGAACTGGCGGCGCCCCGCTACTGGTCGCAGCGGATTCTCCGCGGTGGCCTGGACCGGCTCGGTGAGAGCTACCCGCAGGTGCAGCTCAGCGCCGATCAGGTGCCCAACTCGGCGCCCGAGGCCTTGGTGGCCGTGGCCGACGAGGCGGAGCTGCTGGTGCTGGGCAGCCGCGCGTTCAGCGGCTTCGGCGGTTTCATGGCCGGTTCGGTGGCACTGGCGACGGTGGCCCGGGCGACCCGGCCGGTGGTGCTCGTACGAGCCCATCAGCGCCCCGAGTCCGAGCACCTGCCGGACGCCGAGGGCCGGCCCTCGGTCGGCACGCCGTACCGCGAGGTGGTGGTCGGCGTCGATCCCGCGCACCGTTGTGAGGAGTTGCTCGCCTTCGCCTTCGAGAGCGCGATGCTGCGTGCCGCTCCGCTGCGGGCGGTGTACACCTGGCAGCTTCCGTTCCTGCCCGCCGCGGCCGAGGCCAAGGCCCGCAAGGCCGTGGGCGGAGCCGCGGAGCACGCTCTGCGGACGGTGCTGGAGCGGTGGCGGGAGAAGTTCCCCACCGTGGAGGTGCACGCGCTGGCGCTGGAAGGCCGTCCAGCCGTGCAGCTGACGCAGGCCGCCGGGGACGCCGGTCTGCTGGTCGTCGGCCGCAAGGCCCGGTCGGCCCGCATCGGTACGCACACCGGGCCCGTGGCGCACGCGGTCATGCACCACGTCCGCTGCCCGGTCGCTGTCGTGCCCCACACGTGAGTCACGGGGCGGCAGAGATCGTCCTTCCCGGTCCGGACAGCAGGAGGCCGGACCGGGAAGGGCCGCACCCACGGCGGCGGGGTCGGCACCGAGAGGATCGCACCCGGGGCAGCGCGGTCCACACCGAAAGGACCGCACCCGGAGACCCTCGGCCTCGCCCGAGGGACGTTCGGCCCCTCCGGAAACACCCCCGAGAGCACTACGACGGATCTCAGGCCCGTACATGAGGAGGGTGCCGTGTTCCAGGTACGTATCCACGGCCGGGGCGGCCAGGGGGCCGTCACGGCGGCGGAGTTGCTGTCGGTCGCGGCGTTCGTCGAGGGCCGCCACGCGCAGGCGTTCCCGAGTTTCGGATCGGAGCGGACGGGGGCGCCGGTCATGGCGTTCTGCCGGATCGACGACCGGCCGATCCGGGTGCGTGAGCCGGTCACCCGTCCTGACGCCCTGGTGATCCAGGACGCGACACTGCTGCACCAGGTGAACGTCTTCGAGGGGCTGCGCCCTGGCGGCCCGGTCCTGGTCAACTCCCCGCGCGGGGCCGAGGATCTGGGCCTGGAGACCCTGACCGGCCCGGTCCTCACCGTCCCCGCCACCGCGCTCGCCCTGCGCCACGTGGGCCGCCCGGTGCCGAGCGCGGTCCTGCTCGGCGGCCTGGCCGCGCTGACGGGCTGTGTGCGCGTCGAGTCGCTGGAGGCCGCGATCCGCGGCCGGTTCCCCGGCGTGCTGGGCACGAACAACGCGGCGGCCGCCCGAGAGGCCTACGACTACGTCGAGGTGCTGTGCAAGGAGCGCGCTCATGCTGAAGCAGACTGAGGGCTCGCGCGCGGTCGCCGAGACCGTCGCGTACTGCCGCCCGGAAGTGATCGCCGCCTACCCGATCTCCCCGCAGACCCACATCGTCGAGGAACTCAGCCGCCTGGTGAAGTCCGGTGCGCTGAAGCCGTGCGAGTACGTCAACGTCGAGTCGGAGTTCGCGGCGATGTCGCTGTGCATCGGCGCCTCGGCGGCCGGCGCCCGTACCTACACGGCGACGGCGAGCCAGGGCCTGCTGTACATGGTGGAGGCCCTCTACAACGCCGCGGGGCTCGGGCTGCCGATCGTGATGACGGTCGCCAACCGGGCGATCGGCGCGCCCATCAACATCTGGAACGACCACAGCGACTCCATGTCCCAGCGCGACTCCGGCTGGATTCAGCTCTATGCCCGCGACAACCAGGAGGCCGCCGATCTGCATCCGCAGGCCTTCCGGCTGGCGGAGGAGCTGTCGCTGCCGGTGATGGTGTGCATGGACGGCTTCGTGCTGACGCACGCCTGGGAGCGGATCGAGGTGCCGGAGCAGGCGCAGGTCGACGCGTTCCTGGCGCCGTACGAGCCCCGGCAGGTGCTCGACCCCGACGAGCCGGTGTCGATCGGCGCGATGGTCGGCCCGGAGGCGTTCACCGAGGTCAGGTATCTCGCGCACGCCAAGCAGATGCAGGCGCTGGAGGCGATCCCGGACATCGCGCGGGAGTTCCGGCAGGCGTTCGCGAGGGATTCCGGGGGCCTGATCCATCCGTACGCGTGCGAGTTCGCGGACACGATCGTCGTGGCCCTCGGCTCGGTGCTGGGCACGGTCTGCGACGTCGTCGACGAGATGCGCGCGGACGGGGTGCGGATCGGCGCGCTGGGGATCACCTCCTTCCGGCCGTTCCCGCTGGAGGCGGTACGGACCGTGCTCGGCCACGCCCGCCGGGTGGTGGTCCTGGAGCGCGCGCTCGCCGTCGGTGTCGGCGGGATCGTCTCGCAGAACGTGCGCACCGCGCTGTCCGGTATCCGGCTGGACGGACACACCGTGGTCGCCGGGCTGGGCGGGCGCCCGATCACCAAGGAGTCACTGCACCGGCTGTTCGCCGACGC includes:
- a CDS encoding MBL fold metallo-hydrolase RNA specificity domain-containing protein, which codes for MITVVPGPEETTPTRSRPALLTFLGGVGTVTGSKFLVESDHARVLVDCGLFQGVADLRRRNWRELPCDGADIESVVVTHAHLDHCGYLPRLVRHGFRGRIVTTEFTARLMEIVLRDSAKLQLEAAHHANEHGWSKHHPAQPLYDDSDVDRTLKLIDPVPVHTPVDIAPGTRLTLHPAGHILGSAWAHLTLEDGHTLAVSGDLGRPGHPLLLPPEPFSGADVLLMESTYGNRWHEEEAGRTRFAEVLGRTLARGGTVVIPAFALDRTEVLLHELAELRRAGALPTAVPVYVDSPMALAALDVYRDAVLAKAPELRPEVILAGTSALGPEPFRPVRSLQESVELSRTGGPAVIVSASGMATGGRVLHHLRRLLPDPRNAVVVVGFAAQGTRARDLVEGAQVLKMFGEYVPVRAQVANLPHFSAHADAGQIVDWLRDAPAPHATYLVHGEPDAATALRDRIDRMLGWTAVVPRSGERVLVR
- a CDS encoding CBS domain-containing protein produces the protein MHSTPSLVSDVMTRTVVALGSTVTFKDIVKAMRLRQISALPVVDDGHRVVGVVSEADLLPKEEFRAHDPDADVRRRRPEALARAQARTASELMTAPAITVGADASLARAARIMARHQVKHLPVVDDAGVLTGIVSRTDLLKVFLRTDADLAEEVRREVVEPLFPDPLEPVRVDVRDGVVTLTGRVWDTGLVPIAVRLTRAVEGVVDVDSALMGPPRRPVLDPDLAEET
- a CDS encoding universal stress protein translates to MPRPVVVGLDGSRESLAAADWAAREALRRGLPLRLVHAWEGGTSAGEPGLPELAAPRYWSQRILRGGLDRLGESYPQVQLSADQVPNSAPEALVAVADEAELLVLGSRAFSGFGGFMAGSVALATVARATRPVVLVRAHQRPESEHLPDAEGRPSVGTPYREVVVGVDPAHRCEELLAFAFESAMLRAAPLRAVYTWQLPFLPAAAEAKARKAVGGAAEHALRTVLERWREKFPTVEVHALALEGRPAVQLTQAAGDAGLLVVGRKARSARIGTHTGPVAHAVMHHVRCPVAVVPHT
- a CDS encoding 2-oxoacid:acceptor oxidoreductase family protein — encoded protein: MFQVRIHGRGGQGAVTAAELLSVAAFVEGRHAQAFPSFGSERTGAPVMAFCRIDDRPIRVREPVTRPDALVIQDATLLHQVNVFEGLRPGGPVLVNSPRGAEDLGLETLTGPVLTVPATALALRHVGRPVPSAVLLGGLAALTGCVRVESLEAAIRGRFPGVLGTNNAAAAREAYDYVEVLCKERAHAEAD
- the porA gene encoding pyruvate ferredoxin oxidoreductase gives rise to the protein MLKQTEGSRAVAETVAYCRPEVIAAYPISPQTHIVEELSRLVKSGALKPCEYVNVESEFAAMSLCIGASAAGARTYTATASQGLLYMVEALYNAAGLGLPIVMTVANRAIGAPINIWNDHSDSMSQRDSGWIQLYARDNQEAADLHPQAFRLAEELSLPVMVCMDGFVLTHAWERIEVPEQAQVDAFLAPYEPRQVLDPDEPVSIGAMVGPEAFTEVRYLAHAKQMQALEAIPDIAREFRQAFARDSGGLIHPYACEFADTIVVALGSVLGTVCDVVDEMRADGVRIGALGITSFRPFPLEAVRTVLGHARRVVVLERALAVGVGGIVSQNVRTALSGIRLDGHTVVAGLGGRPITKESLHRLFADAIAGRLGHLEFLDLDTGLVERELARMAQSRRSGPSAENILRDVGSNR